Below is a window of Terriglobia bacterium DNA.
TTCAGGTCGAAAAAACCTTGGAGCGGTACGAAAAGATCGTCGCGGCAAACGGCGAATCCGCTGTGCTGGCCTGCTTCAACCCCTATGAGCGAGAAATCCTGAAGGAATCCGTTGAACACGGTGCCGCAGTTCGAGCAGAACGCGCGCGCGCGGCAGCGGCGGGAGAAAAGCCGAATTTCGTTCCGCTGGTGCGGTCGTGGGGCGGCGTATCGATCGCCTATCGAAAGCGCCTCGTGGATTCGCCCGCCTACCGCCTGAATCACGAAGAAGTGATCAAAGCTCTCGAGGAAGGCATTTCGTTCATCGAAAACATCAATCCGGAAGAAGCGGTTGTGGATGAAGGAAACAATCTCACTGCCGTCCGTTTCAAAGCCAAGGACCGGACGGTCGAACTGCCGGCCCGTTCCATGATGGTTGCCGCCGGAACCACGCCGAACATTACCTACGAGAAAGAGCATTCCGGAAGCTTCAAAATGGACTCGAAGAAGAAATTCTTTGCGCCGCATGCCGTCCGCCGAGGCGAGGATGGAAGTTTCAGCCTCGAACCCGCGGCGAACGGCGTCTCCGGCTTCTTCACTTCGTATAATAAAGACGGCCGTTTCATCACATATTACGGCGACAATCATCCGCGGTATGCCGGCAATGTCGTGAAGGCCATGGCCTCGGCGCGAGACGGTTATCCGCATGTCGCGGCGCTTTTCCAGACGGAGCTTGAGGATCTCGATCCGGATAAACAGGACGAACGCGACGCCGAATGGCGGCGGCTGACCGCCGAACTGGACAGCGAGTTCGTGGCGCGGGTTTCCGAAGTTCGCCGGCTCACGTCGACGATCGTCGAGGTCATCGTGCATGCGCCTGCCGCGGCCCGGAGATTCCAGCCCGGCCAGTTCTATCGCCTGCAGAATTTCGAGACACATGCCCGGCGGGTCAACGGTACAAAGCTGCTGATGGAAGGCATTGCCCTCACCGGCGCCTGGGTCGACCGCGAGAAAGGCCTTTTGTCATTGATTGCGCTTGAACTCGGGGTCTCGTCGCGGCTCTGCGCTCATCTGCAGCCGGGCGAACCGGTTGTCGTGATGGGGCCGACGGGTACGCCGACCGAAATCGAGCCCAATGAGAGTGTGCTGCTGGCCGGTGGCGGTCTGGGCAACGCCGTTCTGTTCTCGATCGCGAAAGCGATGCGGGAGAAGGGAAACCGCGTTATCTACTTTGCCGGATACAAGAAGGGCGAAGATCTTTTCAAACGCGAAGAAATTGAGGCCGCAACCGATCAGGTGATCTGGAGCACGGACACCGGCGCCGCCATCGAGCCCGGCAGGCCGCAGGACCGGCACTTCCGCGGAAACATCGTTCAATCTATGCTGACCTACGGGCAGGGTGAACTCGGGCCGCAACTGGTTCCGCTGTCGCAGGTAAATCGCATCATCGCGATCGGATCGGACCGGATGATGGCGGCCGTGAAGGATGCGCGCCACGGTGTCCTTCAGCCCCTGCTGCAGCCGAACCATGTGGCGATCGCCAGCATCAACTCGCCGATGCAATGCATGATGAAGGAAGTCTGCGCCCAGTGCCTGCAGCGGCACGTCGATCCTGCCACCGGCAAGGAAACGATCATTTTTTCGTGCCTGAATCAGGATCAGCCCATGGACCACGTTGACTTCAAGAATCTGGCGACGCGGCTGAAGCAGAATACCGTCCAGGAAAAGCTCAGCAACATGTGGCTGGATCACCTGCTGAAGATGTAAGGCTCTGGTGCCGGGGGAGAGTTCGTCCGGCCTACTTCGGAGCTTCGCCGCTGACGTAGCCGGGCCGGGCCCGGACGTCGAGCATCTTCCCCCGCTTATTCTTGGCGACGATTTTGACCTTCCGGAACGTGCCATCCTTCGCCTGATTGCTCGACATGTACCCGATCGTATATTGGCCGCGGATGGCGCCCGCGATCCGCGGCCAGATCGCGCGCATTTCGGTCAGGCTGGAGGGAAAGTACGACTCGCCTCCCGTGACCTTCGCAATTTTCTTGAGCACTCCGGGATTCCGGTCTTTCTGGAACGGATCGTAAATGCCGATGGAATAGATGGTGGCGCTGGATTGTTCCGCCATCTTCAGGGCATCGTCCTGCCGGATATGACTCGAGTTGTCTCCACCGTCGCTCAGGATAACCAGGGCTTTCCGCTGGCGAGCGCCGTCTTTCAGATGATTCAGCGCCAGTTCCATCGCATCGTAGAGCGCCGTGGTGCCTTCGGAGCGCGTTTCGGTAAGCGTTGCCCGGAGGAGAGAGCGATCGCTGGTGAAGGACGTTCCGGTTGGGAGAGCCAGCCATGCCCTGCGGTTGAAGTCGACGATGAACATCTCGTCGTCCGGGTGACTGGCGTCGATAAAAGCGAGAGCGGCCTCGACGACATCCCTCCGTTTATTCGTCATGCTGCCGCTGTTATCGATCAACAGCCCGACCGTCGCCGGCGTATCTTCGGGCTGGAAAATCTTGATCTTCTCCTCGCGTCCGTCTTCGAAGATTTTGAAACTGTCGGCTGTCAGGCCGGTCACCGGCTTGCCATCGTTTCCCAGGACAGTGATGTTGAAGACGGCGAGATCGACGTCCACCGAGATCGTGAACTGAAAGAGAAGGAATGCGGAAAGCACCGCCCTGAGGAGCATCTATACCCCGACTGTCGTCGCGGGCTTCAGCCCGCGCTCTCGAAGCGCATGCACCCCCCGGAATGCCAGCAGGACCGCCAGCAATACGGCATAGGCCAGAGGCTCCCGGATATCCGATTTCACATAAAAATAGTAATGAAGCACGCCGGCGGCGCCGGCGAAGTAAATCAGCCGGTGAAGGAGCTGCCACCGCTTGCCGCCCAGTCTTTTAATCCACTTCCTGGTTGAGGTGACGGCGAGTGGAAGCATCAGAAAGAAACTCGCCATTCCCGAGGCAATGAACGGCCGCCGGATCACGTCTTTGACGATCTCGCTCATGATGAATGATTCGTCGAGCCAGAGATAGATGGCGAGATGGACCGTGCCCTGGAAGAACGCGAATAGCCCCATCAGCCGCCTCATACGGATCAGACTGTTCCATCCCGTCAGCCGGCGAAGCGGCGTGATGGCAAGGGTGATCATCAGAAAGCGGAGCGTCCAGATTCCTGTGACTTCGCGGACAACTTTGATGGGATCGCCGAAGACTCCCGGATCCTGGCCTTGATATGCAAGCCAGAGGACCCGGATCGTCCACGCTGTTGGCAGAAGACAGGCAACGAATACAACCGGCTTAATAATCCACCAGCGGTTGGGCTTCTTCCGCGCCATCTGGGCCGTCAGTAGTTCTTACGGAGGTCCATTCCGGAATACATGGACGCGACCTGGTCGCTGTATCCGTTGAACATCAACGTGGCTCTCTTGAAGAATTCGCCGATCCGCTGTTCCTTCCCCTGGCTCCACCGGGGATGATCGACGCCTGGATTCACGTTCGCGTAAAAGCCGTACTCGTTTGCAGCCTGCTGTTGCCAGGTGTTGACCGGCTGCTTGTCGGTGAAGCGGATACTCACAATCGCCTTGATGCCTTTGAAGCCGTACTTCCAGGGCGTGACCAGACGGAGCGGCGCGCCGTTCTGGCTCGGCAGCGGCTTTCCGTAAAGACCGGTTGCGAAAAGGGCCAGCGGGTTCATGGCCTCATCCATTCGAAGGCCTTCGATGTACGGCCAATCGAGAACTTTCAGGAAGGACCGGCGCTGTTCCGGGAACTGGTTCCCGTCAACCAGCGTCTTGAATTCCACGAATTTTGCCGACGGTAGAGGTTGCAGTTTCTTGATCAGATCCGCCAAAGGAACGCCTTGCCACGGGATCACCATGGACCATGCTTCGACGCATCTCATCCGGTAGACCCGGTCCTCCACGGTTGTTCCTTTAAGCAGGTCATCTAAATTATATGTGGCGGGCTTTTGCACCAGCCCTTCGACCTTGACACTCCACGGTCTCGGTTTGAAATTCTTAGAGTTCCGGGCAGGGTCATCTTTGCCGGTTCCGAATTCGTAGTAGTTGTTGAAGTTCGTCACGTCCTGGAGAGGTGTGAGCTTCTCATCTGTGTCGTATTTGCCCTTGGCTACCGGTCCGGCGGCGGCCCCAACAACGCCGGGAGCGCACGCCGAGGCAATGGTTCCGGCCGCAGCAACTCCCAGAACCGCGGAAGCCGTCTTAATGAAGTCCCGCCGGTTGTGGTACAGGTTTTCGGATGTGATTTCCGATGAAGGAATATTGCATGCGCGCTTGATAAGCATATTAGATCCTCCAATGATCTTACGAAGCAGCCTGAGGCATTGGACTGTATACGCCAGAATTGTAGCAAATGAACCCGGCCGCGGCTA
It encodes the following:
- a CDS encoding pyridine nucleotide-disulfide oxidoreductase, with translation MHYMRKNGDAIGALALVMISNPMCPGTGHRICNDCMKACIYQKQDPVNIPQIETAVLTDTLKLPWGVEIYGLLTRWNPLNIARPFALPYNGKNVLVVGLGPAGYTLSHFLINEGFGVVGVDGLKIEPLSEELVGTPEKAPKPVYSWSEVYKSLDERVLEGFGGVSEYGITVRWDKNFLTLLHLTLSRRDMLRIYGGVRFGGTLTIDDAWKWNFHHIAVAAGAGRPTIIDIKNNLANGIRKASDFLMALQLTGAFKRSALPNLQVRLPALVIGGGLTAIDTATELFAYYPVQVEKTLERYEKIVAANGESAVLACFNPYEREILKESVEHGAAVRAERARAAAAGEKPNFVPLVRSWGGVSIAYRKRLVDSPAYRLNHEEVIKALEEGISFIENINPEEAVVDEGNNLTAVRFKAKDRTVELPARSMMVAAGTTPNITYEKEHSGSFKMDSKKKFFAPHAVRRGEDGSFSLEPAANGVSGFFTSYNKDGRFITYYGDNHPRYAGNVVKAMASARDGYPHVAALFQTELEDLDPDKQDERDAEWRRLTAELDSEFVARVSEVRRLTSTIVEVIVHAPAAARRFQPGQFYRLQNFETHARRVNGTKLLMEGIALTGAWVDREKGLLSLIALELGVSSRLCAHLQPGEPVVVMGPTGTPTEIEPNESVLLAGGGLGNAVLFSIAKAMREKGNRVIYFAGYKKGEDLFKREEIEAATDQVIWSTDTGAAIEPGRPQDRHFRGNIVQSMLTYGQGELGPQLVPLSQVNRIIAIGSDRMMAAVKDARHGVLQPLLQPNHVAIASINSPMQCMMKEVCAQCLQRHVDPATGKETIIFSCLNQDQPMDHVDFKNLATRLKQNTVQEKLSNMWLDHLLKM
- a CDS encoding VWA domain-containing protein, which translates into the protein MLLRAVLSAFLLFQFTISVDVDLAVFNITVLGNDGKPVTGLTADSFKIFEDGREEKIKIFQPEDTPATVGLLIDNSGSMTNKRRDVVEAALAFIDASHPDDEMFIVDFNRRAWLALPTGTSFTSDRSLLRATLTETRSEGTTALYDAMELALNHLKDGARQRKALVILSDGGDNSSHIRQDDALKMAEQSSATIYSIGIYDPFQKDRNPGVLKKIAKVTGGESYFPSSLTEMRAIWPRIAGAIRGQYTIGYMSSNQAKDGTFRKVKIVAKNKRGKMLDVRARPGYVSGEAPK
- a CDS encoding protein-methionine-sulfoxide reductase heme-binding subunit MsrQ, producing the protein MARKKPNRWWIIKPVVFVACLLPTAWTIRVLWLAYQGQDPGVFGDPIKVVREVTGIWTLRFLMITLAITPLRRLTGWNSLIRMRRLMGLFAFFQGTVHLAIYLWLDESFIMSEIVKDVIRRPFIASGMASFFLMLPLAVTSTRKWIKRLGGKRWQLLHRLIYFAGAAGVLHYYFYVKSDIREPLAYAVLLAVLLAFRGVHALRERGLKPATTVGV
- the msrP gene encoding protein-methionine-sulfoxide reductase catalytic subunit MsrP: MLIKRACNIPSSEITSENLYHNRRDFIKTASAVLGVAAAGTIASACAPGVVGAAAGPVAKGKYDTDEKLTPLQDVTNFNNYYEFGTGKDDPARNSKNFKPRPWSVKVEGLVQKPATYNLDDLLKGTTVEDRVYRMRCVEAWSMVIPWQGVPLADLIKKLQPLPSAKFVEFKTLVDGNQFPEQRRSFLKVLDWPYIEGLRMDEAMNPLALFATGLYGKPLPSQNGAPLRLVTPWKYGFKGIKAIVSIRFTDKQPVNTWQQQAANEYGFYANVNPGVDHPRWSQGKEQRIGEFFKRATLMFNGYSDQVASMYSGMDLRKNY